Genomic window (Streptomyces cadmiisoli):
GATCCGGTGGAGGCCGCGGCCCTGAGGCAGGCATACGGCCTGGCCGACGACGCGCGCGTGGCACTGTCCTCGGTGAAGAGCCAGATCGGGCATCTGGGCGCGGCGGCAGGCGTCGTCGGACTCGTGCGTGCGGTGCTCGCCGTGCATCACGGGACGATCCCGCCCACGGCGGACTTCGACCGGCTCAACCCCGAGATGGAGGACGGGCCGTTCCGCGTACCCGTCGCCGCCGAGCCCTGGCCGGCGGGCGTGCCGCGGATGGCCGCCGTGAGCAGTTTCGGCATCGGCGGCACCAACGCCCATCTGCTGCTGGAGCACCCGGAGCCGGTCCCGCCCGCCGCCACCGCGCCGAACGCGGTGCCCTGCCTGGTGCTGTCCAGCAGTTCCCCGTCCGCGCTGCGTGCCGACGGGCGCCGTATCGCCGCGTATCTGCGGGCACACCCGGAGGCCTATCCGCGGGTCCTGCGCCACCTCCAGGCGGGCCGGCCCGCGCTGCGTCACCGCGCGGCGGCCACCTGTCCGGACGCCACGGCCGCCGTCGCCTGGCTCGACTCGGACTTCGAGGTCACGTCACCACCGCCACAGGACACCGTCCCCGCCCGGGACCGCGGCCCGCACGCGCTCGCCACGGCCTGGACCGCCGGACACACCGTCATGTGGGCATCGGGTCCCGCGCCCGCGCCATGGGACTTCCCGCCGCCCGCCTTCGACACGGCGGACTACGACTTCCCCCGCACGTCCGCCACGGCCGGGGCCGATCTGCCCGTTCCGGAGTCCGGCAGCTCGCGCCCGCAGCGGCTGCCCGCCGACCAGTGGCTGCACCAGACCCAGTGGACACGCCTGCGCCGTGCCCGCACCAGCACCAGCACCAGCACCGGTGAAGGCCGGCGCACCGCAGTGGTGGCCGCCGCCCCCGACACCGCACTCCCGTCGTGGGGATTCCTCACGCGGCACTACGCCCGCGTGGTGACCGTCCGCGCCGGACAGACCTTCCGGAGCCTCGGCGACGACGCCTACGAGGCCGATCTCACCGACTCCGGGCACCTGACCGCCCTGCTGGACGTACTCGCCCCCGTGGCCGCGTCCGGCATCGACTGGCTGCACACGCTGCCCCTGGCCCTGCGCGGCGACATCGACGAGAGCGTCCTCGACACGGCTCACTGGGCGTGCCTCGACACCGTGGCCGCACTCGCCCGAACCCTGGCCGGTGTCCCGCAGGCACAACGGCCACGCGCCTGGCTGCTGTCCCACGGCGCGCAGCCGGTCACCGGCGCCGTCCGCACCCCCGCGGCCGGACTCCTCGGCGCCGCCCCGGAAGTCACCCGCCAGGAGCTGGACGTGACACTGCGCTGGGCGGACCTGCCCAGCCCTGACCCGGCGGACTTCGCGGCGCATCTGCCCGATCTGCTGCTCGACGACGGCCTCGCCGACAGGGCGACGGCGCTGCGCGACGGCTACTGGTGGCATCCCGCCGTGCAGCCCGTCACCGCCCCGGCGCCCCCGCCGGCCGCGGACCCGTCCGCCGCCCTCGGCACCCACCTGGTGCTCGGCGGTACCGGCGGCATCGGCAGCACGCTGGCCGCACGTCTTCTGGAGCACCCCGCCAACCGCGTCGTCCTGGTCGCCCGCGGAACCGACGTACCGGACGCGCTCCGGACGCATCGGGACCGCGTCGCGCTGGTCGCGGCCGATCTGGCCGTGGACGACCTGGCCAGTGTGGCGAAGCGCCTCGCGCCGCATCTGACCGAGGGCCTCGCCGGGATCGTGCACGCCGTCGGCACGGCTGCCGGAGGACTGCTCGCCCACCGCGACACCGCCGCCGCCCGACGCGTCACGGCGGCCAAGCTGCGCGGCGCGGTGCTCGTCGAACGGCTCGTCGCCGAGCACCGCCCCGACTACGCGGCCTACTGCTCGTCGATGGCGGCCTCGTACGGCGGAGTCGGGCAGTTCGACTACGCGGCGGGCAACGCCTTCCTGGACGCGTGCGCGCACTACGCACCGCACGGAGGCGAGCAGTCCACGGCACGTCTGAGCATCGGCTGGGACGCCTGGCGTGAGGTGGGCATGGCGCAGCACGCGCTGTCGGCCGACGCCCGCCACCAGGACCACCTGGAGGTGGCGCTGACCCCGCAGGACGGCTCGTCGGTGTTCGCGCGAGCCCTGCACCTGCGCCTGCCCCACCTGCTGGTCAGCACCACGTCCCTCGACCAGGCGCGCTACTTCTACGAACCGGCACGGCCGCACGGGCCGGCAGCCGACGTCGGCGCAGTCGCGCCCCGCGACGCCACGGCGGAGCTCACCGGTGTCCTGCTCGACCTGCTCGGCACGGATTCCCTCGACCCCGACGCCGCGCTGTACGACCTGGGCGCGGACTCACTGACCCTGCTGGAACTGCTCGACGAGGTGAAGCGCCGATACGGCAGCGACGTCGACCTCTCCCGGCTCAGCCACCGGGTGAGTCTCGCCGAGATCGTCGGCCACCTCGGTACCGGAGCGCCGGACTCTCCGGCCGTGGACGTCGAGGTGTGGCAGCGCGGAACGAGCCGGGACGTGCTGTGCCTGGTGCATCCGGTCGGCGGTGACATCCAGGCCTACCGGCCGCTGGTCTCCGCCCTGCCCGGCGACCCGACGGTGTGTCTGATCGCCGACCCCGGACTGCGCCACCCGGACCTGCCCGACCTGCCCATGGACGACCGTGCCGCGCACTACCTGGCGGCCGTACGGGCCGCTTTCCCCGAACCCGACCGGCGGCTGCGGCTGGCGGGCTGGTCGTTCGGGGCCTGGATGGCCGTGTCGATGGCGGCACACGCCGAGGCGGAGGGCCGGCCGGCCGAGGCGCTGTACCTGCTCGACCCGCCGCCGCCGGACGCGGGCAAACGGCTCGCCGACTACGACGAACAGCAGGTGGAGGCCGTCTTCGCGCGCGAGATGAGCGGCAACGGTGCCGGAACGCTGCCGCAGTCCGGCCGCGCCTACGCCGAACGCCTGGCGCGCCGCTGCCGCAGCAACCTCGCGGCGATGACCGAGCACCGTCCGCCCCGGCTGGAGCGCACCCCCAGCGTGCTGTGGCTGGCCGGCCGCGCCGTGGGCGAGGGCATTCTGGCGCCGGAACCGACCGCGCCCGACGCCTGGGACGCCCATCTGCCCCGGCCGTTCGCCGTCCACCACGTCGACGCCGACCACTACGAACTCGTCGCGGAGCCCCACGTCCACGCCATCGCCCCCGTCCTCGCGGCGGACCCCGCCGAGGCGAGCGCCGGCCCGATCCGCGACACCGCGTCGTCCTGAGGAGACAGCCGTGCAGCACCCGTACAGCAGCCTGCCCGCGCGATCCTTCTGGCGCACCGCGGTGGCCGAACCCGACCCTCTGGACATCACCGACCTGTGGACGCCGAAGTTCGGCATCGACCAGGACGCCCCCGTGGTGACCGCCGGATCCTGCTTCGCCGCGCACATCGGTAGCGCCCTCCTCGCGCAGGGCATGCACTGGTACGACGCCGAGCTGCCGCCCCCGGGCCTGACCCGGGCCGAGCAGACGGCACGCGGCTACCGCCGCTTCTCCTTCCGCACCGGCAACATCTACACCGCCGCGGCGCTCCGCCAGTGGATCGCCTGGGCGCTCGGGAAGGAGGAGCCGCCGCAGGAGGTCTGGGAGGAGAAGGCAGCCTTCCACGATCCCCACCGGCCGACCGTCGAACCGGACGGTTTCTCCTCCCCCGACGACGTGCTGCGCTCCCGCGAGGTCACCCTCGCCGCCGTGCGCACCGCCCTGACCGAGGCCGACGTCCTGGTCTTCACTCTCGGCCTGACCGAGGCCTGGCACGACACGCACACCGGCACGGTGCTTCCGATGTGCCCGGGCACCGTGCGCGGCACCTTCGACCCCGTCCGGCACGTCCTGCACCAGCACACGGCGGCCCGTGTGCACCGCGACCTGTCGGACGCGCTCGCCCTGGCACGCGGCGTGAACCCGGGGCTGCGCACGGTCCTGACCGTCTCCCCGGTGCCGCTCACGGCCACCGCGACCGGCCGCCACGCCCTCGTCGCCACCACCCACTCCAAGTCCGTGCTGCGCGCGGTGGCCGGCCAACTCGCCGACGAGGACGACCGGGTCGACTACTTCCCGTCGTACGAGATCATCACGGGCTTCCCCTACCGGGCCGCCTTCTACGAGCCCAACCTGCGCACCGTCAGCCCCGACGGTGTGGCCCATGTGATGCGGCACTTCTTCCACTCACTGCGCGGACGATCCGCTCCGGCGCTGCCCGCGCCGAGAACCATCACCCCCGTCACCGGCGGAGAGGACCCTTGGTGTGACGACGCCGTGCTCGACTACTACAGCCCCCGCCCGGTTCCTCCTGCTGGGTGACTCCCACGCCGGCTGCGTCGGACGCGCGGCACAGGCCGCCGGGCTGCCCTTCGTGGGCGGTCCGGTGGGATCCGGGCGCGACTTCCTGGGACCCTTCTTCGACACCGACGGCACCGATGTCACCTTCCGCGCGGCGGAAGGGCAGCGGCTGTACCGGGAGTTCCTCGACACGCTGGACGTGACCGCGCTGGCGGGGCTGGCGGTACCTCTGGTGTGCACGTTCGGGCTGAGCGCGCACACGGTGGCCACCCGGCAGAACTGGGACATCCACCGCGACCGGTCCGGCACGGTCCCCGACCGGTTCCTGCGCGGTCCCCTGTTCGCCGACCTGGTGCGGGCCACCGTCCAGGGAGCGCTGGCCTTCTACGAGCACACCGCCGCGCTGGGGCTGAGGGTGCTGGCGCCCCTGCCTCCGCAGCGTGTGCCCGGCATGTCCGACCCCCGCGTCTTCTTCGCGGCGCAGGACGTGATCGGTGCCGAGATCACCGCCCGCGGGGTCGAGATCGTGGACCTGCGGGCCCGCGTCACCGACGCCGAGGGCCTGCAACGCCCCGCGTTCTGCCTGCCGGACGACACGATCCACGGCAACCTCGCCTTCGGCCGCCTGGTGGTGGCCGAACTCCTCGACCGGGGCCTGTGACCCGCCCCCATTCCCTGCTCCCCGTCTCCGCCGTCCCTTGCCCCTTGCCCCTGATCCCCCTACCCGAGCCACGGAGGTCTTCCATGGAGGACTACGCCCTGCGGGCCCTCGAACGACTGTCCACCCGCCCCGCCGAGCCCTACGACACCCTTTCCGTCGCCCCGATCACACCTCTGCTCGGCGCGGAGGTCACGGGGCTGGACCTGTCCCAGGAGCTGACACCCCAGCAGGAGAAGGAGCTCAAGCACGCGTTCCACGCGCATCACGTGCTGGTCTTCCACGATCAGGACATCACGCCGGAGCAGCACAAGCGGTTCGCGCGGGTCTTCGGCGAGCTGCACCCGGTCGCCCTCGCCCCCGAGGGATCGGACCCGCACATCCTGGACATCAAGGCGAACAAGGAGTCGCGCAACGTCGCCGGCAACGGCTGGCACGCCGACGGCACCGCGGACCCCGAGCCCTCTCTCGGGTCGATGCTGTACATCACGACCATGCCCGAGGGCGGCAGCGGCGGCGACACCCTGTTCGCCAACATGCACCTCGCCTACGAGTTGCTCTCCCCCACCATGCGGAGCTTCCTGGACGGCCTGACCGCCCTGCACGACGGGGCTCTGCCCTGGACCGCCGCCGGACAGACCCCGCCGCCCGAGTACGACGTGCCGCGCACCGAACACCCCGTCGTCGTCCGGCACCCGGAAACCGGCGACAAGCTGCTGTTCGTCAACGCGCCCTACACCTCCCACATCACCCAGCTGTCCCGCGCGGAGAGCGACGCCCTGCTCGGCATGCTGTACGCGCACGTCGCCCGTACCCCGCTGCTGCACTGCCGGGTGCGGTGGCAGGAGCGCACCCTGGTGTTCTGGGACAACCGCAGCGTCCAGCACCACGCGATCTGGGACTACTTCCCGCACACCCGCGAGGGACGACGCGTCGCCATCGACGGCTCCGCCCTGCACGCCTGAGCCGACTCCTCGACCAAAGCAGAGGTGCCCCATGCCCACCACCGCCCACCGTGAGGTGTTCCTCGCAGCCCTGCGTGTCTCGGCCGCCGAACCGCCCTCGACGGCCGTGGCCGGGGCACCCCCGCCCGACTGGCTGTGGGACGTCGCCACCGCCCTGCACGAGAATCTGCCGGCGGACACCGGCGACGCCTGGGCGGTACGGCTGCACGGCCTGCTCGGGGCGGAACCGCGCGCGACCGGGCTGCGCGCCGTGCACCTCTGGCACGCGGACACGGTCCTGCCGCTTCTCACCGGGGCACTGCGGGAGGAGCACCGCCCAGCACTCGCCGCACTCGGCGACCTGCACCGTGCGGCGGCGCAGGGCCGGGCGGCCGGGCACGGCACCTGGGCGACGGCCCTCACCCCGGTGCTGCTGGGCCTCCACGACGCGGCCCACGATCGGCCGAGCGCATACGCCGAGGCCCACACGGGAGCTCGCGACTACGCGCTGGCCAACGGCTTCGCTCCGGCCGAGGCCGACGACTACGGCCATGACTACGCGCGACTGAGCTGCGAGGCCAACGTGCGTACGTTCGCGGACGCTCACGCGGAGGCGGTCGGCTCCGGACTGGCGCGGGCGTACGCGACGGACAGCCCCGCGGCGTACGCCGACACCTGCCCCGGCGCCCAGTCACGGGCTGTCGTACGAGCCATGGCGACACGGGACGATCGGGGCGATCAGGCCGGCCCCGGCGCGTCCCTGCGGCTGGCGGACGGCCTGCTCACGGCACTCGGGGCCCTGCCCTCGGAACAGGCCGGTGACCGGACGCGGGTGAGTGTGCCCTCGGCCTCGTCCTCGTGCTTCCCCGGCCGAGCAGGGGACGCATGTTCGTGAGGTGCCGAACAAAGGTAATCTGGTCCCCATGCCGGGTCACTCATCAGTACTCTCCGAGAGCCAGATCACCTTGCCGCGCCTGATGGCAGCGCTCAGCGACCCGACACGGCTCGGCATCGTGCGCGTCCTGTCCGACGGTGCCGAACGCGGATGGGGCCAGTTCCGCGCGCCGGTCGCCAAGTCCACGCTGAGCCATCACCTCAAGGTGCTGCGCGAGGCGGGTGTCACACAGACCCGCCAGGAAGGCACGCGCTGCTTCGTGATCCTGCGTCGTGACGATTTGGACGCCCGATTTCCCGGGCTGCTGCCGGCCCTGCTGTCGGCGGCCCTGGCCGACGGCGTCGGCGAGCACGTGACGGAGAGCTCCGAGGAGGACTGACCCGGGCGGTGCCGGACCGAGAGGGTCCCGGCAGCGACCACCTGGCGATTCCGTGTCGCCGCCCGCCCTCGGTCCGAGCCGGATCAGATCAGCTCGAGGCCGCCGTCGACGGTGATGACCTGGCCGGTGACCTGTCGCCCGGCCGGCTCGGCCATCCGCAGGATCCAGTGCGCCACGTCCTTCACATCGGCGATGCGGTGCGTGGGGATGCGGTCCCGCTCGTAGGCGTACATCTCATTGGCGGCCTCGGGCGTCAGCCCGGCGTGAATCATCACATCGGTCCTGGTGGGACCGGGTGCGACGGAGTTGACACGAACGCCCTCCCCCGCGAGTTCCAGCGCCCAGCTGCGCGTCATCTGCTCGATGGCGGCCTTGGTCGCCGAGTAGTGCGCCCCGCCCGACATGGGGCGGTGGCCGTAGGTGCTCGACAGGTTGATGATGGTGCCCGAGGTCCGCCGCAGGTGCGGCAGGGCCTCGTGGGCGAGCATGCTCGGAGCGATCACATTGAGGGCGAACAGCTCGGTGATCGCCTGCTTCTCCACCTCCGCGAGAGGCATGACCGCCGTGGCGCCGGCGTTGTTCACCAGGAGATCGAGCCGCCCCCACCGCTCCACGGCTGTCTCCACGACCTTCGCGGGAGCGTCGTCCCGGCAGATGTCGATGTCCAGGATCTCGATGCCCTCGTGAGCCGCGGCGGTTTCCTCCAGGGCGTCCCTGCGGCGGCCCACCCCGAGCACATGTGCGCCTTCCCGCGCCAGCGCGACAGCCGTCGCACGGCCGATCCCCGATCCGGCGCCGGTGACGATCGCCGCTCGGCCCGCGAAAGCCGCCTGGGTGGTGCTGTCCATCACAAATCCTTTGTTCGATGTTCGTGATACATCGAACCATACCAGGGGGACGCTCACACGAAACAAAACA
Coding sequences:
- a CDS encoding GSCFA domain-containing protein; its protein translation is MQHPYSSLPARSFWRTAVAEPDPLDITDLWTPKFGIDQDAPVVTAGSCFAAHIGSALLAQGMHWYDAELPPPGLTRAEQTARGYRRFSFRTGNIYTAAALRQWIAWALGKEEPPQEVWEEKAAFHDPHRPTVEPDGFSSPDDVLRSREVTLAAVRTALTEADVLVFTLGLTEAWHDTHTGTVLPMCPGTVRGTFDPVRHVLHQHTAARVHRDLSDALALARGVNPGLRTVLTVSPVPLTATATGRHALVATTHSKSVLRAVAGQLADEDDRVDYFPSYEIITGFPYRAAFYEPNLRTVSPDGVAHVMRHFFHSLRGRSAPALPAPRTITPVTGGEDPWCDDAVLDYYSPRPVPPAG
- a CDS encoding TauD/TfdA dioxygenase family protein, which translates into the protein MEDYALRALERLSTRPAEPYDTLSVAPITPLLGAEVTGLDLSQELTPQQEKELKHAFHAHHVLVFHDQDITPEQHKRFARVFGELHPVALAPEGSDPHILDIKANKESRNVAGNGWHADGTADPEPSLGSMLYITTMPEGGSGGDTLFANMHLAYELLSPTMRSFLDGLTALHDGALPWTAAGQTPPPEYDVPRTEHPVVVRHPETGDKLLFVNAPYTSHITQLSRAESDALLGMLYAHVARTPLLHCRVRWQERTLVFWDNRSVQHHAIWDYFPHTREGRRVAIDGSALHA
- a CDS encoding ArsR/SmtB family transcription factor, encoding MAALSDPTRLGIVRVLSDGAERGWGQFRAPVAKSTLSHHLKVLREAGVTQTRQEGTRCFVILRRDDLDARFPGLLPALLSAALADGVGEHVTESSEED
- a CDS encoding SDR family NAD(P)-dependent oxidoreductase, yielding MDSTTQAAFAGRAAIVTGAGSGIGRATAVALAREGAHVLGVGRRRDALEETAAAHEGIEILDIDICRDDAPAKVVETAVERWGRLDLLVNNAGATAVMPLAEVEKQAITELFALNVIAPSMLAHEALPHLRRTSGTIINLSSTYGHRPMSGGAHYSATKAAIEQMTRSWALELAGEGVRVNSVAPGPTRTDVMIHAGLTPEAANEMYAYERDRIPTHRIADVKDVAHWILRMAEPAGRQVTGQVITVDGGLELI